In Necator americanus strain Aroian chromosome IV, whole genome shotgun sequence, the following proteins share a genomic window:
- a CDS encoding hypothetical protein (NECATOR_CHRIV.G17068.T2) codes for MIARIRFELIPKIEDFYALPKQQKESSFHYFTSSRSGNVVLSSQCFWSSSYSQLSFFDEIYNITRLLTCGNGQHVVSNMFQVDENSGRHGGELVASVLKSHNIKEIFVLCGGHISPILVAAENLGIKIIDTRHEVTAVFAADAVARLRQSIGVAAVTAGPGLTNTITAVKNAQMAESPLLLVGGAAPTLLKGRGALQDIDQLSLFRPLCKFAARVERLRDIVPTLQQAIKAATSGCPGPVFVEFPVDVLYPYQLVVKEIGFTSTPTGFLQKALNMYLRCHISRQFSAAWQPQDITPLPTTIPMPKAGQVSNIVQLILQAKRPVMLIGSQATLPPVTPKELATAVEALGIPVYLGGMARGLLGRENRLQMRQNRRDALRSADLTILAGTVCDFRLSYGRVLSKKSKVVCVNRSRNQLTKNEKTFWNADVSVQADVASTLLLVARELGKRGHEMPNEWINELRTKENEKEEALANKTKDEIANGYINPLNFLARLENKLPNDAILVADGGDFVGSAAYIVKPRGPLQWLDPGAFGTLGVGGGFALGAKVVYPDRPVYILWGDGSSGYSIMEYDTFSRHKLPVIGVIGNDACWTQIAREQIPMFRSSVAVDLARTRYDNVATALGGWGSTLSGENVGSTEQMLDEALQQNEKGRSALLNVLIGKTDFREGSISV; via the exons ATGATTGCGAGAATTCGTTTTGAACTCATCCCGAAGATAGAAGATTTCTATGCTCTACCTAAGCAACAGAAAGAATCTTCCTTCCACTACTT CACTTCCTCTCGTTCCGGGAACGTAGTCCTCTCTAGT CAATGTTTTTGGTCGTCTTCATATTCGCAGCTTTCGTTCT TTGATGAGATTTATAACATCACTCGTCTTCTCACTTGTGGTAACGGTCAACACGTCGTATCAAATATGTTCCAG GTAGATGAAAACTCAGGAAGGCATGGTGGTGAACTGGTTGCTTCTGTACTTAAG TCGCACAATATAAAAGAGATCTTCGTGCTCTGCGGTGGTCACATATCCCCTATCCTTGTTGCTGCTGAGAACCTCGGTATCAAGATAATCGATACGCGTCATGAG GTAACTGCCGTGTTCGCAGCAGATGCAGTCGCTCGTCTTCGTCAGTCAATTGGAGTTGCAGCTGTGACTGCTGGTCCAGGTTTGACCAACACGATCACTGCAGTGAAGAATGCGCAAATGGCAGAAAGTCCTTTGTTATTAGTTGGAGGTGCGGCACCGACCTTGCTCAAAGGTCGCGGTGCGTTACAA GACATAGATCAACTTTCTCTATTTCGTCCACTCTGTAAATTTGCTGCTCGTGTGGAACGACTTCGTGACATTGTCCCAACATTACAGCAAGCAATTAAA GCCGCCACTTCAGGTTGTCCAGGACCAGTATTTGTTGAATTTCCTGTTGATGTTCTTTATCCTTATCAACTTGTGGTTAAGGAAATAGGATTTACTTCGACACCTACAGGTTTTTTGCAA AAAGCTCTAAATATGTATCTTCGCTGCCACATATCTCGGCAGTTCAGTGCTGCTTGGCAACCGCAGGATATCACCCCGCTACCCACAACGATTCCTATGCCAAAGGCGGGACAG GTGTCGAACATAGTGCAGCTAATTCTCCAAGCGAAAAGGCCAGTAATGCTTATTGGTAGCCAGGCAACTCTTCCTCCAGTTACTCCGAAAGAACTAGCTACAGCTGTTGAG GCATTGGGTATCCCTGTATATCTCGGGGGAATGGCACGTGGCTTACTTGGAAGGGAAAATCGTCTTCAAATGCGCCAGAACAGAAGGGATGCATTGCGTAGTGCGGATTTAACAATCCTTGCAG GAACAGTCTGCGATTTCCGGCTTTCCTACGGGCGTGTTTTATCGAAGAAGTCAAAGGTTGTATGCGTGAACAGGAGCAGGAACCAATTAACCAAG AACGAGAAAACATTCTGGAATGCAGATGTGTCTGTGCAAGCTGACGTAGCATCAACGCTCCTTCTTGTCGCCCGTGAATTGGGAAAG AGAGGCCATGAAATGCCAAATGAGTGGATAAATGAATTGAGAActaaagagaatgaaaaggaagaagcTCTTGCCAACAAAACGAAGGATGAGATAGCGAATGGCTACATTAATCCGTTAAACTTCCTCGCCCGTCTTGAAAAC AAACTTCCCAATGATGCGATACTGGTTGCTGATGGAGGTGATTTCGTGGGCTCGGCTGCCTACATAGTGAAGCCACGCGGACCGCTACAGTGGCTTGATCCAGGAGCATTCGGAACCCTAGGAGTGGGTGGTGGATTTGCTCTCGGGGCCAAG GTTGTTTATCCTGACCGCCCTGTATACATATTATGGGGAGACGGTTCTTCTGGGTACTCTATAATGGAATACGACACTTTTTCACGTCACAAACTGCCAGTTATTGGAGTAATTGGGAACGATGCATGTTGGACCCAGATTGCGCGAGAACAAATTCCGATGTTCAGAAGCAGCGTGGCTGTGGATCTAGCA CGTACACGCTATGACAATGTCGCAACAGCACTAGGTGGATGGGGATCGACTTTGTCCGGCGAGAACGTTGGTTCCACAGAGCAGATGCTTGATGAAGCACTGCAACAGAATGAAAAAGGTCGTAGCGCTTTGCTAAATGTCCTCATTGGAAAAACTGATTTCAGAGAAGGATCGATATCTGTTTAG
- a CDS encoding hypothetical protein (NECATOR_CHRIV.G17068.T1), whose product MFLVVFIFAAFVLLVWKWLDIRSVDEIYNITRLLTCGNGQHVVSNMFQVDENSGRHGGELVASVLKSHNIKEIFVLCGGHISPILVAAENLGIKIIDTRHEVTAVFAADAVARLRQSIGVAAVTAGPGLTNTITAVKNAQMAESPLLLVGGAAPTLLKGRGALQDIDQLSLFRPLCKFAARVERLRDIVPTLQQAIKAATSGCPGPVFVEFPVDVLYPYQLVVKEIGFTSTPTGFLQKALNMYLRCHISRQFSAAWQPQDITPLPTTIPMPKAGQVSNIVQLILQAKRPVMLIGSQATLPPVTPKELATAVEALGIPVYLGGMARGLLGRENRLQMRQNRRDALRSADLTILAGTVCDFRLSYGRVLSKKSKVVCVNRSRNQLTKNEKTFWNADVSVQADVASTLLLVARELGKRGHEMPNEWINELRTKENEKEEALANKTKDEIANGYINPLNFLARLENKLPNDAILVADGGDFVGSAAYIVKPRGPLQWLDPGAFGTLGVGGGFALGAKVVYPDRPVYILWGDGSSGYSIMEYDTFSRHKLPVIGVIGNDACWTQIAREQIPMFRSSVAVDLARTRYDNVATALGGWGSTLSGENVGSTEQMLDEALQQNEKGRSALLNVLIGKTDFREGSISV is encoded by the exons ATGTTTTTGGTCGTCTTCATATTCGCAGCTTTCGTTCTGTTAGTGTGGAAATGGCTTGATATTCGGTCAGTTGATGAGATTTATAACATCACTCGTCTTCTCACTTGTGGTAACGGTCAACACGTCGTATCAAATATGTTCCAG GTAGATGAAAACTCAGGAAGGCATGGTGGTGAACTGGTTGCTTCTGTACTTAAG TCGCACAATATAAAAGAGATCTTCGTGCTCTGCGGTGGTCACATATCCCCTATCCTTGTTGCTGCTGAGAACCTCGGTATCAAGATAATCGATACGCGTCATGAG GTAACTGCCGTGTTCGCAGCAGATGCAGTCGCTCGTCTTCGTCAGTCAATTGGAGTTGCAGCTGTGACTGCTGGTCCAGGTTTGACCAACACGATCACTGCAGTGAAGAATGCGCAAATGGCAGAAAGTCCTTTGTTATTAGTTGGAGGTGCGGCACCGACCTTGCTCAAAGGTCGCGGTGCGTTACAA GACATAGATCAACTTTCTCTATTTCGTCCACTCTGTAAATTTGCTGCTCGTGTGGAACGACTTCGTGACATTGTCCCAACATTACAGCAAGCAATTAAA GCCGCCACTTCAGGTTGTCCAGGACCAGTATTTGTTGAATTTCCTGTTGATGTTCTTTATCCTTATCAACTTGTGGTTAAGGAAATAGGATTTACTTCGACACCTACAGGTTTTTTGCAA AAAGCTCTAAATATGTATCTTCGCTGCCACATATCTCGGCAGTTCAGTGCTGCTTGGCAACCGCAGGATATCACCCCGCTACCCACAACGATTCCTATGCCAAAGGCGGGACAG GTGTCGAACATAGTGCAGCTAATTCTCCAAGCGAAAAGGCCAGTAATGCTTATTGGTAGCCAGGCAACTCTTCCTCCAGTTACTCCGAAAGAACTAGCTACAGCTGTTGAG GCATTGGGTATCCCTGTATATCTCGGGGGAATGGCACGTGGCTTACTTGGAAGGGAAAATCGTCTTCAAATGCGCCAGAACAGAAGGGATGCATTGCGTAGTGCGGATTTAACAATCCTTGCAG GAACAGTCTGCGATTTCCGGCTTTCCTACGGGCGTGTTTTATCGAAGAAGTCAAAGGTTGTATGCGTGAACAGGAGCAGGAACCAATTAACCAAG AACGAGAAAACATTCTGGAATGCAGATGTGTCTGTGCAAGCTGACGTAGCATCAACGCTCCTTCTTGTCGCCCGTGAATTGGGAAAG AGAGGCCATGAAATGCCAAATGAGTGGATAAATGAATTGAGAActaaagagaatgaaaaggaagaagcTCTTGCCAACAAAACGAAGGATGAGATAGCGAATGGCTACATTAATCCGTTAAACTTCCTCGCCCGTCTTGAAAAC AAACTTCCCAATGATGCGATACTGGTTGCTGATGGAGGTGATTTCGTGGGCTCGGCTGCCTACATAGTGAAGCCACGCGGACCGCTACAGTGGCTTGATCCAGGAGCATTCGGAACCCTAGGAGTGGGTGGTGGATTTGCTCTCGGGGCCAAG GTTGTTTATCCTGACCGCCCTGTATACATATTATGGGGAGACGGTTCTTCTGGGTACTCTATAATGGAATACGACACTTTTTCACGTCACAAACTGCCAGTTATTGGAGTAATTGGGAACGATGCATGTTGGACCCAGATTGCGCGAGAACAAATTCCGATGTTCAGAAGCAGCGTGGCTGTGGATCTAGCA CGTACACGCTATGACAATGTCGCAACAGCACTAGGTGGATGGGGATCGACTTTGTCCGGCGAGAACGTTGGTTCCACAGAGCAGATGCTTGATGAAGCACTGCAACAGAATGAAAAAGGTCGTAGCGCTTTGCTAAATGTCCTCATTGGAAAAACTGATTTCAGAGAAGGATCGATATCTGTTTAG